In one Mycobacteroides chelonae genomic region, the following are encoded:
- a CDS encoding alanine/ornithine racemase family PLP-dependent enzyme, with amino-acid sequence MTLRLETDLDKVEQNTRILVDRLTGVGIRVTGITKAVLGSPGVGAAMLRGGARGLGDSRIPNLARLASLDCLPLRTLIRSPMLSQVAQIVDVADVSLNTEAVVLAALDKAASQQNRVHAVVLMVELGDLREGIALDDAPDAARAVLGHSSLRLAGLGANLACQSGVVPDDRNMGILTGLANDIESLHGISLEVVSGGNSANLNWALHTHDVGRIDELRLGEAILLGVDPLYRTPIPGLHTNAFTLSAEVIEVAMKPAQPWGHRAQAAFGEAPARTGSATVRQAILALGRQDVDPDGLQPPEGITVLGMSSDHLVVDVGDHQLVVGDEIAFGIGYGTLMRAMTSPFVAKIEHLGRSIAPHGIRSLR; translated from the coding sequence GTGACACTTCGGCTCGAGACCGATCTCGACAAGGTCGAGCAGAACACGCGGATCCTGGTTGACCGGCTTACCGGGGTAGGCATCCGGGTCACCGGCATCACTAAGGCAGTGTTGGGCTCGCCGGGTGTCGGTGCGGCAATGCTGCGCGGCGGCGCCCGCGGACTCGGTGACTCACGGATACCGAACCTCGCTCGGCTGGCCAGCCTCGACTGCCTACCGCTGCGCACGTTAATCCGCTCACCCATGCTCAGCCAAGTGGCACAGATCGTTGACGTCGCCGATGTCAGTCTGAACACCGAGGCCGTCGTCCTGGCTGCGCTTGATAAGGCCGCGTCCCAACAGAACCGGGTACATGCCGTCGTGCTCATGGTTGAACTGGGCGACCTGCGTGAGGGCATCGCGCTGGACGACGCCCCCGACGCTGCGCGGGCCGTTCTTGGTCACTCCTCGTTGCGGCTCGCCGGGCTCGGTGCCAACCTCGCTTGTCAGAGCGGCGTCGTGCCCGACGACCGGAACATGGGCATCCTTACGGGGCTCGCGAACGACATCGAATCACTGCACGGGATCTCGCTCGAGGTTGTCTCAGGCGGCAACTCTGCGAACCTGAACTGGGCGCTACACACACACGACGTCGGCCGGATCGACGAACTCCGGCTCGGTGAAGCCATTCTTCTCGGCGTCGACCCGCTGTACCGAACGCCGATCCCCGGCCTGCACACGAATGCCTTCACCTTGAGTGCAGAAGTCATCGAGGTCGCGATGAAACCCGCTCAACCCTGGGGGCATCGTGCTCAGGCGGCATTCGGCGAAGCACCGGCCCGCACCGGCAGTGCGACTGTGCGCCAGGCAATCCTGGCCCTCGGCCGCCAGGACGTGGACCCGGATGGTCTGCAGCCACCCGAGGGCATCACGGTCCTCGGGATGAGCAGCGACCATCTGGTGGTCGACGTCGGTGATCACCAGCTGGTTGTCGGAGACGAGATCGCCTTCGGTATTGGCTACGGCACGCTCATGCGGGCGATGACATCGCCCTTCGTCGCCAAGATCGAGCACCTGGGCCGTTCCATCGCACCCCACGGGATACGGTCACTCCGGTAG